The following proteins are co-located in the Chryseobacterium daecheongense genome:
- a CDS encoding CTP synthase has protein sequence MSKKNTKYIFVTGGVTSSLGKGIVSASLGLLLKSRGFNVTIQKLDPYINIDPGTLNPYEHGECYVTEDGAETDLDLGHYERYLDAPTSQNNNVTTGKIYQTVIEKERKGDFLGKTVQVIPHITNEIKRRIKILSKQNYDIIITEIGGTVGDIESLPYIETVRQLKWELGEKNSMVIHLTLLPYLASSGELKTKPSQHSVRQLMESGIMADVLVCRTEHKIPKDQRAKLAQFCNVPLDNVIECKDLETIYEVPMYLQKQNFDDVVLKELDLKSDKEADLKDWKSFLKKFQNPKKTVEIALVGKYVSLQDSYISIAEAFKHAGADLETEVKVRWVYSGDITQENIKETLKGVNGILIAPGFGDRGIEGKVLTAQYARENKIPMLGICLGMQIMTIEFARNILGYSKANSMEFDTATEHPVISLMEEQKNVVDKGGTMRLGSWKCSVKNNSKLSDIYGSKNIAERHRHRYEFNSDYLQEFEKNGFFATGTNPETGLVEALELNDHPFYVGVQYHPEYKSTVATPHPLFRAFIKACEKK, from the coding sequence ATGAGTAAAAAGAATACTAAATACATCTTTGTGACAGGAGGTGTAACTTCATCTTTGGGAAAAGGAATTGTTTCTGCTTCTCTGGGACTATTGCTGAAATCACGCGGTTTTAATGTAACGATCCAAAAACTAGATCCTTATATTAATATTGACCCAGGAACTTTGAATCCTTATGAACACGGAGAATGCTATGTAACCGAAGATGGTGCGGAGACGGATCTGGATTTAGGTCATTACGAGCGATACTTAGATGCTCCCACTTCTCAAAACAACAACGTTACTACAGGAAAAATCTACCAGACTGTAATTGAAAAAGAAAGAAAAGGCGACTTTTTAGGAAAAACAGTTCAGGTAATTCCTCATATCACTAACGAAATCAAACGTAGAATTAAAATTTTATCCAAGCAGAACTACGATATCATTATTACTGAAATCGGAGGAACTGTAGGGGATATCGAATCTTTGCCATACATTGAAACTGTACGTCAGCTAAAATGGGAATTGGGAGAAAAGAATTCTATGGTAATTCACTTAACCCTGTTGCCATATCTGGCTTCCAGTGGAGAATTAAAGACAAAACCTTCTCAGCATTCCGTACGTCAATTGATGGAAAGCGGAATTATGGCAGATGTTTTGGTTTGCAGAACAGAGCATAAAATACCAAAAGATCAGAGAGCTAAATTAGCTCAGTTCTGTAATGTTCCTTTGGATAATGTAATTGAGTGCAAAGATCTGGAAACTATTTATGAAGTCCCTATGTACCTTCAGAAACAGAACTTTGATGATGTAGTTCTAAAAGAATTGGATCTTAAGAGTGATAAAGAAGCGGATCTTAAAGATTGGAAGAGTTTCCTTAAGAAATTCCAGAATCCAAAAAAGACTGTTGAAATTGCTTTAGTAGGTAAATATGTTTCTCTTCAGGATTCTTACATTTCTATCGCTGAAGCATTTAAGCATGCCGGAGCAGATCTTGAGACGGAAGTAAAAGTGAGATGGGTTTATAGTGGGGATATCACCCAAGAAAATATCAAAGAAACTTTAAAAGGAGTTAATGGAATTCTTATTGCTCCAGGTTTTGGAGACAGAGGTATAGAAGGTAAAGTATTGACAGCTCAATATGCAAGAGAAAATAAAATTCCTATGTTGGGAATTTGTTTAGGAATGCAGATTATGACTATTGAATTTGCACGAAATATTTTAGGGTATTCTAAAGCAAATTCTATGGAATTTGATACTGCTACAGAGCATCCAGTGATCTCTTTAATGGAAGAGCAAAAGAATGTTGTTGATAAAGGAGGAACGATGCGTCTTGGTTCTTGGAAGTGTTCTGTGAAGAATAACTCTAAACTTTCCGATATCTATGGAAGTAAGAATATAGCTGAAAGACACCGTCACCGTTATGAATTCAACAGTGATTATTTACAAGAATTTGAAAAAAACGGATTCTTTGCAACAGGTACTAATCCTGAAACTGGACTGGTTGAAGCTCTTGAGCTTAATGATCATCCGTTCTATGTAGGAGTGCAGTATCATCCTGAATATAAGAGTACGGTTGCAACACCGCATCCGCTATTCAGAGCTTTTATTAAAGCATGTGAGAAGAAATAA
- a CDS encoding YceI family protein, which translates to MKKILLAFMFAFLSIAGFAQSTWKVDPMHSSVNFNIKHMGISFVQGRFDKFDGTVVSSGKDLDKAAFNFSVVTGSVNTGVEMRDKHLKSADFFDAEKFPTMTFESGSITKDKNNTYILKGKLTIKDVTKEISIPVTYGGVTKNQQGKEILGFQTKFTVNRLDYNIKYDPTGAGVAKDVDVNLYFELIKQ; encoded by the coding sequence ATGAAAAAGATACTATTAGCTTTTATGTTTGCTTTTTTAAGCATCGCAGGCTTTGCACAATCAACCTGGAAAGTAGATCCTATGCATTCTTCAGTTAACTTCAATATCAAGCATATGGGGATTAGTTTTGTGCAAGGAAGATTTGATAAATTCGATGGTACAGTGGTTTCTTCAGGGAAAGATCTGGATAAGGCAGCCTTCAATTTTAGCGTGGTAACCGGATCGGTAAACACAGGTGTTGAAATGAGGGATAAGCATTTGAAAAGTGCAGACTTCTTCGATGCAGAGAAATTTCCGACCATGACATTCGAAAGCGGATCTATTACGAAAGATAAAAATAATACCTACATTCTTAAAGGAAAACTTACTATTAAAGATGTGACAAAAGAAATCAGCATTCCGGTAACGTATGGTGGTGTAACAAAAAATCAGCAAGGGAAAGAAATTTTAGGCTTTCAAACAAAATTTACAGTAAACCGTTTAGATTATAATATTAAATATGATCCAACAGGAGCGGGTGTTGCAAAGGATGTAGATGTTAATTTATATTTTGAATTAATAAAGCAATAA
- the radA gene encoding DNA repair protein RadA, which yields MAKLKTAYFCQNCGTQYSQWMGQCKNCGQWNTLVEEVVEKVSSRSLPSSKTKQHVINIIEVEAIEEPRIKTPSEELNRVMGGGIVLGSVTLIGGEPGIGKSTLLLQLALKMKKKIFYVSGEESASQIKMRADRLSEVQNPNCFLYTETSLEKILHEAKKLEPDFIIIDSIQTLQSQLIESSPGTVSQIRECSNEIIKYAKENNTPVFLVGHITKDGQIAGPKVLEHMVDVVLNFDGDRNHLFRLLRANKNRFGSTSEIGIYEMISQGLKEIKNPSEILITKKFEELSGNSVAVTLEGNRPMLLEIQALVSTAVYGTPQRSSTGFDAKRLNMLLAVLEKRAGFQLGAKDVFLNITGGIKTDDPALDLAVVASILSSNEDIAISEHFCFAGEIGLSGEIRPVAQIEQRISEAEKLGYEKIFVSNLNKIPKRKFGIKIEEVSKIEDFHERIF from the coding sequence ATGGCAAAACTTAAAACAGCATATTTCTGTCAAAACTGCGGAACCCAATACTCACAATGGATGGGTCAATGCAAAAACTGCGGGCAATGGAATACATTAGTTGAAGAGGTCGTGGAAAAGGTATCCAGCAGAAGTCTTCCTTCCTCGAAAACAAAACAACACGTCATTAATATTATTGAAGTTGAAGCAATTGAAGAACCCAGGATTAAAACACCCTCCGAGGAGCTCAACCGGGTAATGGGAGGTGGAATTGTTTTAGGTTCTGTTACTTTGATCGGAGGAGAGCCGGGAATCGGAAAATCGACATTGCTTTTACAGCTGGCATTAAAAATGAAGAAGAAAATATTTTATGTTTCAGGAGAAGAAAGCGCCTCACAGATCAAAATGAGAGCAGACCGGTTATCTGAAGTTCAAAACCCAAATTGCTTCCTTTACACCGAAACTTCATTGGAAAAAATATTACATGAAGCCAAAAAATTAGAGCCTGATTTTATCATTATCGACTCCATTCAAACTTTACAGTCCCAATTGATAGAAAGCTCACCGGGAACCGTTTCCCAAATCAGAGAATGTTCGAATGAGATCATTAAATATGCTAAAGAGAACAATACTCCAGTTTTTCTGGTAGGTCATATTACTAAAGACGGACAGATTGCCGGTCCAAAGGTTTTGGAACATATGGTAGATGTAGTTTTAAATTTCGATGGGGATAGAAATCATCTTTTCAGATTATTACGGGCTAATAAAAACCGTTTTGGCTCCACCTCGGAAATTGGAATCTATGAAATGATTTCCCAGGGCTTAAAAGAGATCAAAAATCCATCTGAAATTTTAATTACAAAAAAATTCGAGGAGCTTTCCGGAAACTCCGTAGCTGTAACGCTTGAGGGAAATCGCCCTATGTTATTGGAGATTCAGGCACTGGTAAGCACGGCTGTTTATGGAACACCTCAGAGGAGTTCTACCGGATTTGATGCTAAAAGATTGAATATGTTGCTTGCCGTATTGGAGAAGAGAGCCGGATTTCAGCTTGGTGCTAAAGATGTTTTTCTCAACATTACAGGGGGAATAAAGACAGATGACCCGGCCCTTGATCTCGCTGTAGTAGCCTCTATCCTTTCATCTAATGAAGACATTGCAATATCCGAACATTTTTGTTTTGCCGGGGAAATCGGACTTAGCGGCGAAATCAGACCTGTTGCTCAAATTGAACAACGCATCTCGGAAGCTGAAAAATTGGGATATGAAAAGATCTTTGTCTCCAACCTCAACAAAATACCTAAAAGAAAATTCGGGATTAAAATTGAGGAAGTCAGTAAAATTGAAGATTTCCATGAACGAATCTTTTAA
- a CDS encoding M12 family metallo-peptidase, whose protein sequence is MKTKFTIFVLFCAGMLFGQNKIFQTAINENNLKSNQKVSRELSSSYLVTKYYSQAPFNLKSDLQINLPTGKEITAKFSRSLTYSNKSESYIYTIENDPRAELVLSQYDRVVTGMYASGTGEKVIFHQTDANVFALSEVSDSTILNQDSIDDYVMDKNENFNKANSNVCLSTTPVCPATRVDVMVVFTTAAKNAWGGLSQSNSFVATAITNFNTALTNSGVSNVTINLVYSGEISYTESGSLSTDLPRLRNNNDGYMDDVHTLRTTYGADLCALVTSTPTNTCGLGYVNTSSTNYSSNSGFCVSLYNCAVSNYSLAHELGHNMGLRHDWYVDSSTTPCDHHHGYTNKKAIDLGTSSTSSQRWRTIMAYNDECSSKGFNCTRINRWANPDINYNSDPTGVAIGNTKPANEAFGFARFACVVSNFMPETQSFLATKEAIHETQEFLLYPNPAHDMIQISGNRTGKYSFKVYNSAGQNVISTTETTIHLKGLTSGEYFLSIYDDKNSLIESKKFIVR, encoded by the coding sequence ATGAAAACAAAATTCACTATTTTCGTGTTGTTTTGCGCCGGCATGCTATTTGGGCAAAACAAAATTTTTCAAACAGCTATTAATGAGAATAATTTAAAAAGTAACCAAAAAGTAAGCAGGGAGCTATCCTCTTCTTATTTAGTTACAAAATACTATTCCCAAGCTCCCTTTAATTTAAAATCCGATTTACAAATCAACCTCCCGACCGGTAAAGAGATCACAGCCAAATTCAGCCGTTCTTTAACGTACAGCAATAAGAGTGAATCTTATATTTACACTATTGAAAATGATCCCAGAGCCGAACTTGTACTTTCACAATATGATCGCGTGGTAACAGGAATGTACGCTTCAGGCACAGGTGAAAAAGTAATATTCCACCAAACTGATGCAAACGTTTTTGCATTATCCGAAGTGAGCGATTCGACAATCCTCAATCAGGATTCGATTGATGATTATGTAATGGACAAAAACGAAAACTTTAATAAAGCAAATTCTAACGTTTGCTTATCAACAACCCCTGTATGCCCTGCTACCAGAGTAGATGTGATGGTAGTTTTCACTACCGCAGCAAAAAACGCATGGGGCGGGCTTTCACAGAGTAATTCGTTTGTAGCAACTGCTATCACCAATTTCAATACTGCATTAACCAATTCAGGGGTTTCCAATGTCACCATTAATCTTGTATACTCCGGAGAGATCAGCTACACTGAATCCGGAAGTTTGAGTACGGATCTTCCAAGGCTTAGAAATAATAATGATGGGTATATGGATGATGTACATACACTAAGAACCACCTATGGAGCGGATCTATGCGCTTTAGTTACCTCAACACCAACTAACACTTGCGGCTTAGGCTATGTAAATACAAGTTCTACCAACTACAGCAGTAATTCAGGGTTTTGTGTAAGCCTATACAATTGTGCTGTATCCAACTACTCACTTGCCCACGAACTTGGACACAATATGGGATTAAGACATGACTGGTACGTAGACTCCAGCACCACACCATGTGATCATCATCATGGATACACCAATAAAAAAGCAATAGATCTTGGAACTTCGAGCACTTCTTCTCAAAGATGGAGAACTATAATGGCTTATAATGATGAATGTTCCTCTAAAGGATTCAACTGTACCAGAATCAACAGGTGGGCAAATCCGGACATTAACTACAATAGTGATCCTACGGGGGTAGCAATAGGAAACACCAAGCCGGCTAATGAAGCCTTTGGATTTGCACGTTTCGCTTGTGTCGTTTCTAATTTTATGCCTGAAACACAATCTTTCCTCGCCACAAAGGAAGCTATTCATGAAACACAAGAGTTCTTACTATATCCTAATCCTGCTCATGATATGATTCAGATTTCAGGAAACAGAACCGGCAAGTATTCTTTTAAAGTATACAATTCTGCAGGCCAAAACGTAATATCAACTACGGAAACTAC